A section of the Mastomys coucha isolate ucsf_1 unplaced genomic scaffold, UCSF_Mcou_1 pScaffold15, whole genome shotgun sequence genome encodes:
- the Mrps26 gene encoding 28S ribosomal protein S26, mitochondrial, whose translation MLRVLNRLAAGTGARPPTLLLLPVRGRKTRHDPPAKSKVGRVKVPPAVDPAEFFVLTERYRQYRETVRALRLEFALEVRRKMHEARSGVLAERKAQEAITEHRELMAWNREENQRLQELRIARLQLEAQAQELRQAEAQAQRAQEEQAWVQLKEQEVLKLQEEAKNFITPENLEARIEEALDSLKSYNWAINKEGQVVRK comes from the exons ATGTTGCGCGTTCTGAACCGCCTGGCCGCGGGGACCGGGGCCCGGCCCCCAACCCTGCTACTCCTGCCGGTGCGCGGCCGCAAGACCCGCCACGACCCGCCTGCCAAGTCCAAGGTCGGACGCGTGAAAGTGCCTCCCGCAGTGGACCCTGCGGAATTCTTCGTGTTGACCGAGCGCTACCGACAGTACCGGGAGACCGTGCGTGCTCTCAG GCTAGAGTTCGCGTTGGAGGTGCGAAGGAAAATGCACGAGGCCCGATCCGGAGTTCTGGCTGAACGCAAGGCGCAGGAGGCCATCACCGAGCACCGGGAGCTGATGGCCTGGAACCGGGAGGAGAACCAGCGGCTGCAGGAGCTCCG GATAGCTAGGTTGCAACTGGAAGCACAGGCCCAGGAGCTGCGGCAGGCTGAGGCCCAGGCCCAGAGAGCCCAGGAGGAGCAGGCTTGGGTGCAACTGAAAGAGCAAGAAGTGCTCAAATTGCAG GAGGAGGCAAAAAACTTCATCACTCCGGAGAACCTGGAGGCACGGATAGAAGAAGCATTGGACTCTCTGAAGAGTTATAACTGGGCCATCAACAAAGAAGGACAGGTGGTCAGGAAGTGA